A window of Aliarcobacter trophiarum LMG 25534 contains these coding sequences:
- a CDS encoding FAD-dependent thymidylate synthase — protein sequence MIELINRYNNILNDDIGFVENWDFSRANLNEENRILAITQVASICYQNPKALGSESLYNRLASESMGLPSSSFEFVPVLLDYENPQHKEILTLEYSNCKKYGEQLDDKYLLTNYRALVYDYENSSNLFSFDIRTIFNTKEECEIIKNYFKVFLYKVDLPTRSQMVRHRVSWQELSRRYVSGKRVPFEFYISEKLKNNPKVDKLIKQSTDLYFELLEAGVKPQEARRVIPQMGYTQIWAAYMPKQLDNYFKLRLDETAQWEIRQTALAMQELLR from the coding sequence ATGATAGAGCTAATAAACAGATATAACAATATTTTAAATGACGATATTGGCTTTGTTGAGAATTGGGATTTTAGTCGTGCAAACTTAAATGAAGAGAATAGAATATTAGCTATTACTCAAGTTGCAAGTATTTGCTATCAAAACCCTAAGGCTTTAGGAAGTGAAAGTTTATATAATAGATTAGCATCAGAAAGTATGGGATTACCAAGTTCTAGTTTTGAGTTTGTACCAGTACTACTTGATTATGAAAATCCTCAACATAAAGAAATTCTAACTTTAGAGTACTCAAACTGTAAAAAGTATGGCGAACAACTTGATGATAAATATCTTCTTACAAACTATAGAGCTTTAGTTTACGACTATGAAAATAGCTCAAATCTATTTAGTTTTGATATTAGAACTATCTTTAATACAAAAGAGGAGTGCGAAATTATTAAAAACTACTTTAAAGTATTTTTATATAAAGTAGATTTACCAACAAGAAGCCAAATGGTAAGACATAGAGTATCATGGCAAGAGCTTAGTCGTAGATATGTAAGTGGTAAAAGAGTTCCATTTGAATTTTATATTAGTGAAAAATTAAAAAATAACCCAAAAGTAGATAAATTAATCAAACAAAGTACAGATTTATATTTTGAACTTCTTGAAGCTGGAGTTAAACCACAAGAAGCAAGACGAGTAATTCCTCAAATGGGATATACACAAATTTGGGCTGCATATATGCCAAAACAACTAGATAATTATTTTAAATTAAGATTAGATGAAACAGCTCAATGGGAGATTAGACAAACTGCACTAGCAATGCAAGAGCTTCTTAGATGA
- a CDS encoding trimeric intracellular cation channel family protein: protein MSALEIADIIGIICFALSGFLIAVHCKLDILGVFISAFLTAFGGGMTRDVLVDRTPYVFTSNLPLSLVIATVLIAMLFKLHKITNLEGKWAFIISDAIGLSSFAITGSIIAIESGFNFLSVIILAFITAVGGGTIRDVLINRMPFILVSEFYATVALIVGSMVYLLEMFEIRNFMTLLIVFIFGVLLRVYAYYKKWHLPTLLKDN, encoded by the coding sequence ATGAGCGCCTTAGAAATTGCTGATATTATAGGAATAATCTGCTTTGCTTTAAGTGGATTTTTAATAGCAGTTCACTGCAAACTTGATATTTTAGGAGTTTTTATCTCTGCATTTTTAACTGCTTTTGGTGGTGGAATGACAAGAGATGTTTTAGTAGATAGAACTCCTTATGTTTTTACTTCAAATCTTCCACTAAGTCTTGTAATAGCAACAGTTTTAATAGCAATGCTTTTTAAACTTCATAAAATTACAAACTTAGAAGGAAAATGGGCATTTATAATTTCTGATGCAATAGGATTATCCTCTTTTGCAATAACTGGTTCAATAATTGCAATAGAGAGTGGATTTAACTTTTTAAGTGTAATAATACTTGCATTTATAACAGCAGTTGGTGGTGGAACAATCAGAGATGTGCTTATAAATCGTATGCCATTTATTTTAGTTTCAGAGTTTTATGCAACAGTCGCTTTAATTGTTGGTTCTATGGTATATCTTTTAGAGATGTTTGAAATAAGAAATTTTATGACTCTTTTAATAGTTTTTATTTTTGGAGTTCTTTTAAGAGTTTATGCGTACTACAAAAAGTGGCATTTACCGACACTTTTAAAAGATAATTAA